A region of Streptomyces deccanensis DNA encodes the following proteins:
- the crgA gene encoding cell division protein CrgA: MPKSRIRKKADYTPPPSKQATNIKLNSRGWVAPVMLAMFLIGLAWIVVFYVTDGSLPIDSLGNWNIVVGFGFIAAGFGVSTQWK; encoded by the coding sequence GTGCCGAAGTCACGTATCCGCAAGAAGGCCGACTACACGCCGCCGCCGTCCAAGCAGGCCACGAACATCAAGCTGAACAGCCGTGGCTGGGTGGCTCCGGTCATGCTGGCCATGTTCCTCATCGGGCTCGCCTGGATCGTCGTCTTCTATGTGACGGACGGCTCGCTGCCGATCGACTCGCTCGGCAACTGGAACATCGTGGTCGGCTTCGGCTTCATCGCCGCCGGATTCGGCGTCTCGACCCAGTGGAAGTAG
- a CDS encoding DUF881 domain-containing protein has product MSNSADSPEAGSGTSSRGGIRPVRVLTVGVFALAGLIFFTSFDTAKGTNIRTDASLLKLSDLIQERSHKNGQLDESNAVLRDDVEALAERDDGSTKAEDARLKALEKNAGTQKLKGQALTVTLNDAPPDATAKLPGYPEPQPDYLVIHQQDLQAVVNALWLGGAQGIKVMDQRLISTSAVRCVGNTLILQGRVYSPPYKIQAVGDPEKLQKALTASEAIQNYMVYVNVYGLGWKVTEDGPVTLPGYSGTVDLKYAKPVE; this is encoded by the coding sequence TTGAGCAATTCAGCCGACTCCCCCGAGGCGGGTTCCGGCACTTCCTCCCGAGGTGGTATCCGGCCCGTGCGCGTGCTCACCGTCGGGGTCTTCGCCCTCGCCGGGCTGATCTTCTTCACCAGCTTCGACACGGCCAAGGGCACCAATATCCGCACGGACGCCTCCCTGCTGAAGCTCTCCGACCTGATCCAGGAGCGGAGCCACAAGAACGGGCAGCTCGACGAGTCCAACGCGGTGCTCAGGGACGACGTGGAGGCCCTCGCGGAGCGGGACGACGGCAGCACCAAGGCCGAGGACGCCCGGCTCAAGGCGCTGGAGAAGAACGCCGGCACCCAGAAGCTCAAGGGGCAGGCCCTCACGGTCACCCTGAACGACGCCCCGCCGGACGCCACCGCCAAGCTCCCCGGCTACCCCGAACCGCAGCCCGACTACCTGGTCATCCACCAGCAGGACCTGCAAGCCGTGGTGAACGCCCTGTGGCTGGGCGGCGCCCAGGGCATCAAGGTCATGGACCAGCGGCTGATCTCCACCAGCGCCGTCCGCTGCGTCGGCAACACCCTGATCCTCCAGGGCCGCGTCTACTCACCGCCGTACAAGATCCAGGCGGTCGGTGACCCGGAGAAGCTGCAGAAGGCGCTCACCGCCAGCGAGGCCATCCAGAACTACATGGTCTACGTGAACGTGTACGGGCTGGGCTGGAAAGTCACCGAGGACGGGCCGGTGACTCTGCCCGGCTACTCGGGCACAGTGGATCTGAAGTACGCGAAGCCCGTGGAGTGA
- a CDS encoding class E sortase codes for MSVRVIVRTASELCITVGTLIVLFVVYVLFWTGVKADTEMDHQVDLLRDRWARQPVGPTSGPGPSAAPEPPAAYESGEPFALMYIPRLGFTWNKPVLEGTKTDTLKKGLGHYANTAQLGQKGNFAVAGHRRTYGDPFKDFPKLRPGDEVVLTDGADWFTYVIDKGPYRTLPTDVQVIDPVPEKSGYTRAGRYLTLTTCDPEWGHSHRLIVWGHLDSTQPVESGKPEALRR; via the coding sequence GTGTCGGTGCGCGTGATCGTGAGGACGGCCAGCGAGCTCTGCATCACCGTCGGCACCCTGATCGTGCTCTTCGTGGTCTACGTGCTCTTCTGGACCGGCGTGAAGGCCGACACCGAGATGGACCACCAGGTCGACCTGCTCCGGGACCGGTGGGCACGGCAGCCGGTCGGGCCGACGTCCGGACCGGGCCCCTCGGCGGCTCCGGAGCCGCCCGCCGCGTACGAGAGCGGTGAGCCCTTCGCGCTCATGTACATCCCGCGTCTCGGTTTCACGTGGAACAAGCCCGTCCTGGAGGGCACGAAGACGGACACTCTCAAGAAAGGGCTCGGCCACTACGCGAACACCGCGCAGCTGGGACAGAAGGGGAACTTCGCGGTCGCCGGCCACCGCCGCACCTACGGCGATCCCTTCAAAGATTTTCCCAAGCTGCGTCCCGGTGACGAGGTCGTCCTGACCGACGGCGCGGACTGGTTCACGTACGTCATCGACAAGGGGCCCTATCGGACATTGCCCACGGACGTCCAGGTCATCGACCCCGTGCCGGAGAAATCGGGCTACACGCGCGCGGGGCGCTATCTGACGCTGACGACGTGCGACCCGGAGTGGGGACACAGCCATCGGCTCATCGTCTGGGGCCATCTGGATTCCACACAGCCTGTGGAGTCAGGGAAACCGGAGGCACTGCGCCGTTAG
- a CDS encoding aminodeoxychorismate/anthranilate synthase component II, with translation MSAARPARVLVVDNYDSFVFNLVQYLYQLGAECEVLRNDEVATAHAQDGFDGVLLSPGPGTPEEAGVCVDMVRHCAATGVPVFGVCLGMQSMQVAYGGVVDRAPELLHGKTSLVEHEGKGVFAGLPTPFTATRYHSLAAEPATVPAELEITARTHDGIIMGLRHRELPVEGVQFHPESVLTEHGHRMLANWLAECGDQGAVARSTGLAPVVGRATA, from the coding sequence GTGAGTGCCGCCCGACCCGCCCGGGTCCTCGTCGTCGACAACTACGACAGCTTCGTCTTCAACCTGGTCCAGTACCTGTACCAGCTGGGCGCCGAGTGCGAGGTGCTGCGCAACGACGAGGTGGCGACCGCGCACGCCCAGGACGGCTTCGACGGCGTGCTCCTGTCCCCCGGTCCGGGCACCCCGGAGGAGGCCGGCGTCTGCGTGGACATGGTCCGCCACTGCGCGGCGACCGGCGTCCCCGTGTTCGGCGTCTGCCTCGGCATGCAGTCCATGCAGGTGGCCTACGGCGGTGTCGTGGACCGCGCGCCCGAACTGCTGCACGGGAAGACCTCGCTGGTGGAACACGAGGGCAAGGGGGTCTTCGCGGGCCTGCCCACCCCCTTCACCGCCACCCGCTACCACTCCCTGGCCGCGGAGCCGGCCACCGTGCCGGCCGAGCTGGAGATCACGGCCCGCACGCACGACGGGATCATCATGGGCCTCCGGCATCGGGAACTGCCGGTCGAGGGCGTGCAGTTCCACCCCGAGTCGGTGCTCACCGAGCACGGCCACCGCATGCTCGCCAACTGGCTCGCCGAATGCGGTGACCAAGGGGCCGTGGCCAGGTCGACGGGGCTCGCCCCCGTGGTGGGCAGGGCCACGGCGTGA
- a CDS encoding class E sortase: MTALRPERESAPYGGEAAYGGAESFEAEAFQPGAPFGDTADPHQWTVQPTPQYGQGDWFGQQQPYAEPSFEPYEQYETYEPRPQPASEGLYETYDAAGPVGTQGGTPTDTALQHPPIDEETVALRVEEARRIAAAAEPIPAPPASGGRAARRKAARRHGRHGGSPGAHASSGAAQGPEEGLGEDGRPSPRSRIEARRAARARKPSAGVIASRVIGEVFITTGVVMLLFVTYQLWWSNIRAHQQAGREATSLQEEWKSGKRAPGAFEPGQGFAILHIPKLDVVVPIAEGISKSKVLDRGMVGHYDENSIKTAMPEDKTGNFGIAGHRNTHGEPFRYINRLKPGDPIVVETQDTYYVYDMASILPVTPPSNVSVLQPVPPGSGFTQPGRYITLTTCTPEFTSKYRMIVWGKMVEERPRSEGKPDALVQ; encoded by the coding sequence GTGACGGCACTGCGCCCCGAGCGCGAGAGTGCCCCCTACGGCGGCGAGGCCGCGTACGGGGGCGCCGAGTCGTTCGAGGCGGAGGCCTTCCAGCCAGGGGCGCCGTTCGGTGACACGGCCGATCCTCACCAGTGGACCGTCCAACCGACCCCGCAGTACGGGCAGGGCGACTGGTTCGGGCAGCAGCAGCCGTACGCGGAGCCCTCGTTCGAGCCGTACGAGCAGTACGAGACCTACGAGCCGCGTCCCCAGCCCGCGTCCGAGGGGCTGTACGAGACCTACGACGCGGCCGGCCCGGTGGGCACCCAAGGGGGCACCCCGACCGACACCGCCCTGCAGCACCCTCCGATCGACGAGGAGACCGTGGCGCTCCGGGTGGAGGAGGCGCGACGGATAGCCGCCGCGGCCGAGCCGATACCCGCGCCCCCGGCTTCCGGAGGCCGTGCGGCCCGCCGTAAGGCCGCGAGACGGCACGGGAGGCACGGGGGCTCCCCGGGGGCCCACGCGAGCTCCGGAGCCGCTCAGGGGCCCGAGGAGGGCTTAGGAGAGGACGGGCGGCCGTCGCCGCGCTCCAGGATCGAGGCGCGACGGGCGGCGCGGGCACGCAAGCCCAGCGCGGGAGTGATCGCGAGCCGGGTCATCGGAGAGGTGTTCATCACCACCGGCGTGGTGATGCTGCTCTTCGTCACCTACCAGCTCTGGTGGTCCAACATCCGCGCCCATCAGCAGGCGGGCCGGGAGGCGACGAGCCTCCAGGAGGAGTGGAAGAGCGGCAAGCGCGCGCCGGGCGCCTTCGAGCCCGGGCAGGGCTTCGCCATCCTGCACATTCCGAAGCTGGACGTCGTCGTGCCGATCGCCGAGGGCATCAGCAAGTCGAAGGTCCTGGACCGCGGCATGGTCGGCCACTACGACGAGAACAGCATCAAGACGGCGATGCCCGAGGACAAGACGGGCAACTTCGGTATCGCCGGCCACCGCAACACCCATGGTGAACCGTTCCGGTACATCAACCGACTCAAGCCGGGCGACCCGATCGTCGTGGAGACGCAGGACACGTACTACGTCTACGACATGGCCTCGATCCTGCCGGTGACCCCGCCGTCGAACGTCAGTGTGCTCCAACCCGTGCCCCCGGGCTCCGGCTTCACCCAGCCGGGTCGCTACATCACGCTGACCACGTGCACGCCGGAGTTCACGAGCAAGTACCGCATGATCGTGTGGGGCAAGATGGTGGAGGAACGGCCGCGCAGCGAGGGGAAGCCCGACGCGCTCGTCCAGTAG
- a CDS encoding class E sortase → MAVTTDDTEEKTDASEATPRRRGMSRIAMAVSVFGELLITAGLVLGLFVVYSLWWTNVLADREADKEANKVRDTWASDDGPGALDTKDGIGFLHVPAMKNGEVLVKKGTSPKILNGGVAGYYTDPVKATLPSSDKDGNFTLAAHRDGHGAKFHNIDKLEKGDSIVFETRDNWYVYKVYDTLTETSKYNVKVLSNIPKESGKKKAGKYITLTTCTPVYTSRYRYIVWGELERVERVNAERTLPKELR, encoded by the coding sequence GTGGCAGTGACCACTGACGACACCGAAGAGAAGACGGACGCGTCCGAGGCCACGCCGAGGCGCCGCGGCATGAGCCGGATCGCCATGGCGGTCAGTGTCTTCGGTGAACTCCTCATCACGGCGGGCCTGGTGCTCGGTCTGTTCGTCGTCTACTCGCTGTGGTGGACGAACGTGCTCGCCGACCGCGAGGCGGACAAGGAAGCGAACAAGGTCCGCGACACCTGGGCCTCGGACGACGGCCCGGGCGCCCTGGACACCAAGGACGGCATCGGCTTCCTGCACGTCCCCGCCATGAAGAACGGGGAGGTCCTGGTGAAGAAGGGCACCTCCCCCAAGATCCTCAACGGTGGTGTCGCCGGCTACTACACCGATCCGGTCAAGGCGACCCTCCCCAGCTCCGACAAGGACGGCAACTTCACCCTGGCCGCCCACCGCGACGGACACGGGGCGAAGTTCCACAACATCGACAAGCTCGAGAAGGGCGATTCGATCGTCTTCGAGACCCGCGACAACTGGTACGTCTACAAGGTCTACGACACCCTCACCGAGACCTCGAAGTACAACGTCAAGGTCCTCTCGAACATCCCCAAGGAGTCCGGCAAGAAGAAGGCCGGCAAATACATCACCCTCACCACCTGCACGCCCGTCTACACGTCCCGGTACCGGTACATCGTGTGGGGCGAGCTGGAGCGGGTGGAGCGGGTGAACGCCGAGCGCACGCTGCCGAAG